In Sulfurimonas sp. hsl 1-7, the genomic window TATCTACTTTGAAATTAGTTGTCTCTATTGTGACATCTCTTTCATAAACATTATTTCCGTACTGATCCTGTCCTAAATTTCTTTCTTCTCCAAAAGTAACATTTGTATCTGTTTCTACCGCTAAAAGTGTTACACCTATTAACAATAGTGACCCTACTATTTTACTTAACATTAAATCTCACCCTCCCCCGTTTTCTATCTTGTTCTTAACCATGATATACTCTACATAAGCATCTACGTTTTGATTCACCTGTGCTTCTGAAAGAGTTGCATTTTGCTCTTTTGCTTCAGCTTCTATTTTGTAGCGGTACTTCACCGAAGATATCAGTAACTTCTCTTGTACTTTTTGTAACTTACTTACATTGTTTATGGTATGTAAGTTGTCATCCGATCCGCCTATAATCATGATGAACCAAAACAGTGTCATTATGGCAATTAACAATGGTACTAAAGCAGCCGAAGCTTTTCTCATATTTTCCCTAACATATAAGCCCCTAATGCCGCTAACGTCATAGCAGGTGCGAAGGCAAACGATTTTCTCTGCAGTAAGGCTAAAATCATCAGATGTATCACTCCTGAGAGTGCTATAAAAACACCTACTTGTTCCAAACCTAAAAAAAGTGCACAAAAGGCACCATACCTTATATCTCCACCACCAAAAACCATACCAAAAAGTATAGGTATTATAAAGATAAAAACTACTAAACCTACGGCTATAAAATCCGTCATTACCAGTGTTTCATTACTCCACTTTAATAAACCCATAAATAATATCGCAGGAATAATGATCTTGTCTGGTATCAATCTTTTTTTATAATCAATATAGGAGACTACACTTGCAATAACTATAAAAAAACTTAATAGCAAGAGGCTCCGATTTAAATTATGTTTTATAATATTTTGTGATATAAATGTGATTATAGGAGAGAGAAGCTTAACGCTAATTGAAATCTACTTAAATAAGGTATTATTATGTAAATTTTCATATTCTTTAACAGAAGCACTGTTTTATGAATTAAAAAAAATTATAATAACTATTAAATGTATTAGTTATAAAAAATAAAGTTTACTTATAATGTTATTTTGTAAGTTTACCCGTTTCAGGTGAGCGGATACAATCATAAACAGCTTTCGTAGTTTTTGCCTTGAGCACACACTCTCTTCGTGTATCGTCCTCACGCATCTGACTAATTATATTTTTTTTCTTCTTAGCCAGGACACCGCTGCCGTCAACAAGGTTTGCACCGCATTTTCCTACACCGCATTTCATAGCGGCAGGGGCTGTTTTTTTTGTCTCCTTCTGTTCGTTACATCCAGCCAGAATCAAGCCTAAAACAAGAAGGAAAAAAATATTTTTAATCATCATCTACTCTTTTGCCAATTCAAACTTACCGATAGCGCAAGAGACGAAACTTTTCGCTTTTGCGGCATTGGTATCTAAAAAATCAAGTTTCTCGTCACTCATAGGGTATCCGAGTTTCTTTAACTCTCTGCGTAACATTTCGATCTCCTCTTCTACTATTTTTAAAGTGATCTCACGAGGCATAACATCCAAATTGACTTCGATTTCACCGAACTGCTCTTTGAGCTTTGTTGTCAAGGTATTAGCACACCCTGTACACTTTACATTTTGTACCTGAAATGTTTGTATCATCGTTTCATCTCCCATTTTGCATAAATCTCATAAAGTATCGGTATTATAACAAGACTCAGTATAGCCGAACTTACAATTCCTCCCAGCATTGGAGCTGCAATGCGCTGCATCACCTCACTCCCTATGCCGTTTGTATACATGATCGGTGCAAGCCCCGCAAGTATGGAGAAAGTTGTCATCAATTTTGGACGCACACGCTGTACAGCCCCTTCATA contains:
- a CDS encoding heavy-metal-associated domain-containing protein, whose translation is MIQTFQVQNVKCTGCANTLTTKLKEQFGEIEVNLDVMPREITLKIVEEEIEMLRRELKKLGYPMSDEKLDFLDTNAAKAKSFVSCAIGKFELAKE
- a CDS encoding prepilin peptidase, with translation MLLSFFIVIASVVSYIDYKKRLIPDKIIIPAILFMGLLKWSNETLVMTDFIAVGLVVFIFIIPILFGMVFGGGDIRYGAFCALFLGLEQVGVFIALSGVIHLMILALLQRKSFAFAPAMTLAALGAYMLGKI